Proteins from one Mycobacterium sp. EPa45 genomic window:
- a CDS encoding type I polyketide synthase gives MSGFEPVAIVGRSCVLPGAASPEELFDASLAGRCLLTPTPREQWRGVDPAKLQTSDKQGLRVSSATGGYVETSFDLSQFASRIPNFDQLDPIVPWLAQCAQQALGGPLAAPRTGLIVGNLSYPSTMGTAFVEAFWTGEGNDDPRNRFSSGLPVHLVAGAMEMNGPVYALDAACASSLYAIKLACDALHDGDADVMLAGGVNGSDDLFLHLGFTSLQALSPSGRSRPFHAEADGLVPAHGAALVALKRLVDAERAGDHILGVILGVGLSNDGRQSGFLAPAVGGQTRAMKSALEQAGLTPSDIDYVDCHATGTPLGDATELQSIAAAYGEVPLKLGALKGNLGHTITVSGAASLVNVLSAMQASTLPPTLCEKPIDKLSDTPFTLVTTPTPWDGPVKRAAVSNFGFGGNNAHLIVENYRGPIPSAGRPQPPTDDIVICGMGVVTGDARDPEEFRRRVFGPEAQPSPLDSVALDLAGLGFPPNELAGSLSQQTVMLAAAGQALRNVTTDPERTGVFVGMGCDATIARQRLRVLNTDNDRWLEANKEAAPKLTADGVIGTMPNIPANRIHAQRDFRGFGFTVSTEELSAITALQIGIRALRHHELDAVVAGAVDMCCEPAHSRAADALDPDPSVGHGDAAVAFVLKRRADAQAAGDDIIAVIDSDDEPLETDPNFAAGRIGRTHAASAAVEIAARAEAVRSRVRVDSAGAQPAPGGTTAAVWVEALGGHADGITVSAAEAAPKPLAVGVVPVSERYAADTRSELLGRMQRGEPGGTGPVRCSLVGDGSATLDTLRQQAVQRLERGEVPAIPGIAFADAPIAGELAFTFTGAAAAYPGAGRDLLFAWPEIGDALTERFSGVGDLARALHGAGITTLSPRTQLTGCALVCQSQAEFSRTVLGLKPSAAIGLSSGETNSLMAFGVWSDLEPMLDEIEASGMYGDELTGECRVAAADWGLGDQPAPWECWRITAPRSLVDAALAVEPRAYMTIVQAPDDCVIGGDPAACRRVIDAVPGATAIPLGLDMVIHCEAMAPFADTWRNIHTRETHEVPDIRFYTNAVNRAYVPTREAAAEAITRQALEPIDFPATILQAWEDGVRIFVEHGPRSILTGAVDKILGDRPHLAVALDPQERRGLRALAESVSKMWVHGLPVDIDAFEARIRQLREQREPAPSANTRTLTLAAHWPDIVSAPEAPVSAPEAPQTVSTPAASTNGSTRMPDYGSVQVMPPAPTQLTPLVVAQDAVVQSVTETSTVVARPAASAAATAVSDQTAAALNLVASVSDAHAAFLDRQAQAHTSFLKSRGDLLALVSGRRGSVPTVATSAPAVVVSAPAPVLPTPSAPPPPPPAPPASPPPPVTAAPPPTPSTPPRAAAPSKRPAAVKEPLWTRAQLEILAGGKVSEVMGPKFAEYDQYERLVRMPEPPLLLADRVMSIEGEPGTMGTGLIVTETDVDPDAWYIHNGRMSPGVVIESGQADLLLASWLGADFTNRSERVYRLLGCDLTFMGELPKGGDTLHYEIHIDGHAKTGDTRLFFFHYDCYIGDRLMISVRNGQAGFFSDAELAESDGVLWDAADDVPREGAIRDEPVVVTQKRSFTADDVEAFTEGHAYRCFGPGFERAAAHTRTPSLPKGKLRLIDEIAEFDPNGGPWGRGYLRATAAVPKDMWFYDGHFKNDPCMPGTLMADAATQALSFAMAAYGFTIEKDGWRFEPVPDDMARFVCRGQVTPDADHMLDYEVFIEEIIDGPTPTVFAALLCRSDGFKVFHARRFGMRLVPDWPMPPGAPGPVQILAGTNDVRGDQGALLACGRGMPSDAFGALYAPFDGTRRAPRLPDEPYHFMSRVLSVSSPPGVPTKGGTVVAEYDVPEGEWYFADAHVDAVPMPVLIEILLQPCGWLSSYNGFAANRPDDVVFRNLDGGEVIQHRPARVGTLRVTSTLERFADGAGSTIVFFEVVCTQDNEVVMTIKTAFGFFSPEALKNQVGLRTEPGALEALSEPAPVELSYRAAELDGAPWLDQGRLQVLDRVKFWPGGGEAGLGRLVAEYDVTPEAWFFKAHFFQDPVQPGSLGLEAMQQAARAAVRLSGLAGAGDEFEFEPVALDQMFSWKFRGQVTPTNKRTRSEIEIVSTRSDERGVLAVFNGRFWVDELCIYETREMGVRVITTAR, from the coding sequence GTGAGCGGGTTCGAACCCGTCGCGATCGTCGGACGCAGTTGTGTGCTGCCAGGCGCAGCTTCACCCGAGGAGCTGTTCGACGCATCACTGGCCGGACGCTGTCTGCTGACCCCCACGCCGCGCGAGCAGTGGCGCGGGGTGGACCCTGCGAAGCTGCAGACCAGCGACAAACAGGGCCTGCGGGTGTCTTCGGCGACCGGGGGTTACGTCGAGACATCGTTCGACCTGAGCCAATTCGCCTCGCGGATACCCAATTTCGACCAGCTGGATCCGATCGTTCCGTGGCTCGCGCAGTGCGCGCAGCAGGCACTGGGCGGGCCGCTCGCGGCGCCGCGTACCGGCCTGATCGTCGGCAACTTGTCCTACCCCAGCACCATGGGCACCGCGTTCGTCGAGGCCTTCTGGACCGGCGAGGGCAACGACGATCCGCGCAACCGCTTCTCCTCGGGGCTGCCGGTGCACCTGGTGGCAGGCGCGATGGAGATGAACGGCCCGGTCTATGCACTCGACGCGGCCTGTGCATCGTCGCTCTATGCCATCAAACTGGCGTGCGACGCCCTGCACGACGGCGACGCCGATGTGATGCTCGCCGGTGGTGTCAACGGCTCCGACGACCTTTTCCTGCATTTGGGTTTCACGTCGCTACAAGCGCTGAGCCCGTCGGGGCGGTCGCGCCCATTCCACGCCGAAGCCGACGGTCTGGTCCCCGCACACGGCGCGGCGCTGGTCGCATTGAAACGCCTCGTCGACGCCGAGCGCGCGGGCGACCACATCCTGGGAGTCATTCTGGGCGTCGGCCTGTCCAACGACGGTCGCCAGAGCGGGTTCCTCGCGCCGGCGGTGGGCGGTCAGACCCGTGCCATGAAATCGGCGCTCGAGCAGGCCGGTCTGACGCCGAGCGATATCGACTACGTGGACTGTCACGCCACCGGCACCCCGCTCGGGGATGCCACCGAACTGCAGAGCATTGCGGCCGCCTACGGCGAAGTTCCGCTGAAATTGGGTGCGCTGAAGGGAAATCTGGGCCACACCATCACGGTGTCCGGCGCGGCGAGCCTGGTGAATGTGCTGTCCGCCATGCAGGCATCCACTCTTCCGCCGACGTTGTGCGAGAAGCCGATTGACAAGCTCAGCGACACGCCCTTCACGTTGGTGACGACCCCTACGCCCTGGGACGGGCCGGTCAAACGTGCCGCGGTCAGCAATTTCGGATTCGGCGGCAACAACGCCCACCTGATCGTCGAGAACTACCGGGGGCCAATCCCTTCGGCGGGCCGGCCGCAGCCGCCCACCGACGACATCGTCATCTGCGGCATGGGTGTGGTGACCGGCGACGCCCGCGACCCGGAAGAATTCCGGCGCCGGGTGTTCGGGCCGGAGGCGCAACCCAGTCCGCTTGACAGTGTTGCGCTCGACCTTGCCGGACTCGGCTTCCCGCCCAACGAACTCGCAGGCAGCCTGAGCCAGCAGACCGTGATGCTCGCCGCCGCGGGGCAGGCGTTGCGCAACGTCACCACCGACCCGGAGCGCACCGGGGTGTTCGTCGGCATGGGCTGCGACGCCACCATCGCCCGGCAACGGTTGCGGGTGCTGAACACCGATAACGACCGGTGGCTGGAGGCCAACAAGGAGGCCGCCCCCAAACTGACGGCCGACGGTGTGATCGGAACAATGCCGAACATCCCCGCCAACCGCATCCACGCGCAGCGCGACTTCCGTGGATTCGGTTTCACCGTGTCGACGGAAGAACTCTCGGCGATCACCGCGCTGCAGATCGGCATCCGGGCGCTGCGTCACCACGAACTCGATGCCGTCGTTGCCGGTGCGGTCGACATGTGTTGTGAGCCAGCACATTCACGAGCAGCAGATGCGCTGGATCCGGACCCGAGTGTGGGGCACGGTGACGCGGCGGTGGCGTTCGTGCTCAAGCGGCGCGCCGATGCGCAGGCCGCAGGCGACGACATCATCGCCGTCATCGACAGTGACGACGAACCGCTCGAGACGGACCCGAACTTCGCAGCCGGCCGAATCGGTCGCACCCATGCGGCCAGCGCCGCCGTGGAGATCGCTGCGCGTGCCGAGGCAGTGCGCTCGCGGGTCCGAGTGGACTCCGCCGGTGCGCAGCCGGCGCCGGGCGGAACCACCGCGGCGGTGTGGGTGGAAGCGCTGGGCGGACACGCCGACGGCATCACCGTGTCGGCGGCCGAGGCAGCGCCCAAGCCGTTGGCCGTTGGCGTCGTCCCGGTTTCGGAACGCTATGCCGCCGACACCCGATCCGAGCTTCTGGGTCGGATGCAACGCGGTGAACCGGGCGGAACCGGGCCGGTGCGATGTTCATTGGTGGGGGACGGCTCCGCGACGCTGGACACGCTTCGGCAGCAGGCGGTGCAGCGGCTCGAACGCGGCGAGGTGCCTGCCATCCCGGGCATCGCGTTCGCCGATGCCCCGATCGCCGGTGAACTGGCCTTCACGTTCACCGGCGCCGCCGCTGCGTACCCGGGGGCTGGGCGCGATCTGTTGTTCGCGTGGCCCGAGATCGGTGACGCACTCACCGAACGTTTCTCCGGCGTCGGCGATCTGGCCCGCGCCCTCCATGGTGCCGGAATCACCACCCTGTCCCCGCGTACCCAATTGACCGGTTGCGCTCTGGTCTGCCAGTCGCAGGCCGAGTTCTCGCGGACCGTGTTGGGTCTCAAACCATCTGCCGCTATTGGTCTTTCGTCGGGTGAGACGAACTCGCTGATGGCTTTCGGGGTCTGGAGCGACCTGGAACCGATGCTCGATGAGATCGAGGCATCGGGCATGTACGGGGACGAGTTGACCGGCGAATGCCGGGTGGCGGCAGCCGATTGGGGGCTGGGCGACCAACCGGCTCCGTGGGAGTGTTGGCGCATCACCGCACCCCGGTCGCTGGTCGACGCGGCACTGGCCGTCGAGCCGCGCGCCTATATGACAATCGTGCAAGCACCGGATGATTGCGTCATCGGCGGGGATCCCGCGGCGTGCCGGCGGGTGATCGATGCGGTTCCCGGCGCCACCGCGATCCCGCTGGGGCTGGACATGGTCATCCACTGCGAAGCGATGGCACCGTTCGCCGACACCTGGCGCAACATCCACACCCGGGAAACGCATGAGGTTCCCGATATCCGCTTCTACACCAACGCGGTCAACCGGGCCTATGTGCCGACCCGCGAAGCGGCGGCCGAGGCGATCACCCGGCAAGCGCTGGAGCCGATCGACTTCCCGGCGACCATCCTTCAGGCGTGGGAGGACGGCGTTCGGATCTTCGTCGAGCACGGCCCCCGCAGCATCCTGACCGGTGCGGTCGACAAGATCCTCGGCGACCGACCGCATCTGGCGGTCGCGCTGGATCCTCAGGAGCGACGCGGGCTGCGGGCCCTGGCCGAGAGTGTGTCCAAGATGTGGGTGCATGGGCTGCCAGTCGACATCGACGCCTTCGAGGCGCGGATCCGGCAGCTGCGCGAACAGCGTGAGCCGGCACCCTCTGCGAACACTCGCACGCTGACACTGGCCGCACACTGGCCCGATATCGTCTCGGCGCCGGAAGCGCCGGTCTCGGCTCCGGAAGCACCCCAGACTGTTTCGACGCCGGCGGCGTCCACGAACGGAAGTACGCGTATGCCCGACTACGGAAGTGTTCAAGTCATGCCACCCGCGCCGACGCAGCTGACACCGCTGGTCGTAGCCCAGGATGCCGTCGTGCAATCCGTCACGGAGACAAGCACTGTGGTGGCCCGGCCGGCCGCATCGGCAGCGGCCACGGCCGTCAGCGACCAGACAGCGGCGGCGCTGAACCTCGTCGCTTCGGTCAGCGATGCGCATGCCGCCTTCCTGGACCGGCAGGCGCAGGCCCACACGTCGTTCCTGAAGTCGCGCGGGGATCTTCTCGCCCTGGTGTCGGGACGGCGGGGATCGGTACCGACCGTGGCGACGAGCGCGCCGGCGGTAGTGGTGTCCGCACCCGCGCCGGTGCTGCCGACGCCGAGCGCACCTCCGCCTCCGCCGCCGGCACCCCCGGCCTCGCCGCCGCCGCCGGTGACGGCGGCGCCCCCGCCCACGCCTAGCACCCCGCCGCGCGCCGCCGCCCCGAGCAAGCGCCCGGCGGCGGTCAAAGAACCGCTGTGGACGCGCGCGCAGCTGGAAATCCTTGCCGGCGGCAAGGTCTCGGAGGTCATGGGACCGAAGTTCGCCGAGTACGACCAGTACGAGCGGCTGGTGCGGATGCCGGAGCCGCCACTGCTGTTGGCCGACCGGGTGATGAGCATCGAGGGCGAGCCCGGCACGATGGGGACGGGTCTGATCGTCACCGAGACCGACGTCGACCCCGACGCCTGGTACATCCACAACGGCCGGATGTCGCCGGGTGTGGTGATCGAGAGCGGTCAGGCGGACCTGCTGCTCGCATCGTGGCTGGGTGCGGATTTCACCAACCGCAGCGAACGCGTCTACCGCCTGCTCGGATGCGACCTGACGTTCATGGGCGAACTACCCAAGGGCGGTGACACGCTCCACTACGAGATCCACATCGACGGTCACGCGAAAACCGGTGATACCCGGTTGTTCTTCTTTCACTACGACTGTTACATCGGCGACCGGCTGATGATCTCGGTCCGCAACGGGCAGGCGGGTTTCTTCTCCGACGCCGAGCTCGCCGAGTCCGACGGTGTGCTGTGGGACGCCGCCGACGACGTGCCGCGCGAGGGTGCGATCCGAGACGAGCCGGTCGTCGTCACGCAGAAGCGCTCCTTCACCGCCGACGACGTCGAGGCCTTCACCGAGGGCCACGCCTACCGGTGCTTCGGGCCCGGTTTCGAACGGGCCGCCGCCCACACTCGGACGCCGTCGCTGCCGAAAGGCAAACTGCGACTGATCGACGAGATCGCCGAATTCGATCCGAACGGCGGGCCGTGGGGCCGCGGATATCTTCGTGCCACCGCCGCGGTGCCCAAGGACATGTGGTTCTACGACGGGCATTTCAAGAACGACCCCTGCATGCCCGGCACGCTGATGGCCGATGCGGCCACCCAGGCGCTGTCGTTCGCGATGGCGGCCTACGGTTTCACCATCGAGAAGGACGGGTGGCGGTTCGAGCCGGTGCCCGACGATATGGCCCGCTTCGTCTGCCGCGGGCAAGTGACGCCGGACGCCGACCACATGCTCGACTACGAGGTCTTCATCGAAGAGATCATCGACGGGCCCACGCCGACTGTCTTCGCCGCACTGCTCTGCCGCAGTGACGGTTTCAAGGTGTTCCACGCCCGGCGCTTCGGGATGCGTCTGGTCCCGGACTGGCCGATGCCGCCGGGTGCACCCGGGCCCGTGCAGATCCTGGCCGGTACCAACGACGTTCGCGGCGACCAGGGTGCGCTTCTGGCCTGCGGTCGTGGGATGCCGTCGGATGCCTTCGGCGCCCTGTACGCGCCGTTCGACGGCACGCGGCGGGCACCGCGCCTGCCGGACGAGCCGTACCACTTCATGTCTCGTGTGCTCAGCGTGTCCAGTCCGCCGGGAGTGCCGACCAAGGGTGGCACCGTCGTCGCGGAATACGATGTGCCAGAGGGTGAGTGGTATTTCGCCGACGCGCACGTCGATGCGGTTCCGATGCCGGTCCTCATCGAAATCCTGCTGCAGCCGTGCGGATGGTTGTCGTCGTACAACGGATTCGCCGCCAATCGTCCCGACGACGTGGTGTTCCGCAACCTCGACGGCGGCGAGGTCATCCAGCATCGGCCGGCCCGGGTCGGCACACTGCGGGTGACGTCCACGCTGGAGCGGTTCGCCGACGGTGCCGGCTCGACGATTGTGTTCTTCGAGGTCGTCTGCACCCAAGACAACGAAGTCGTGATGACGATAAAGACGGCGTTCGGGTTCTTCAGTCCCGAGGCGCTGAAGAACCAGGTTGGACTTCGGACCGAACCCGGTGCGCTGGAAGCACTGTCCGAACCGGCCCCGGTCGAACTGTCGTACCGGGCCGCCGAGCTCGACGGCGCCCCATGGCTGGACCAGGGCCGACTTCAGGTGCTCGACCGGGTGAAATTCTGGCCCGGCGGCGGCGAGGCCGGTCTGGGCCGGCTGGTTGCCGAGTACGACGTCACCCCGGAGGCGTGGTTCTTCAAGGCTCATTTCTTCCAGGATCCGGTGCAGCCGGGTTCGCTGGGTCTTGAGGCCATGCAGCAGGCGGCCCGCGCGGCAGTCCGGTTGTCCGGATTGGCCGGAGCCGGTGACGAATTCGAGTTCGAACCGGTCGCATTGGATCAGATGTTCAGCTGGAAGTTCCGCGGTCAGGTGACGCCGACCAACAAGCGGACCCGATCCGAAATCGAGATCGTGTCGACGCGCAGTGACGAGCGGGGCGTTCTTGCGGTGTTCAACGGCCGGTTCTGGGTCGACGAGCTGTGCATCTACGAGACGCGTGAGATGGGCGTCCGAGTCATCACCACGGCGCGATGA